A single window of Archangium gephyra DNA harbors:
- a CDS encoding AAA family ATPase encodes MVDSTDLAQVLHEAHDIAQSVAQKPTSAHVLLALFTVENRAQLLLKEKGVDEDSLLESMTSQPSEQDGLVRELCMRAREIAQSSGARETDCMHLLVAFTRVRCAASELMAKAGLHLINLGNTALSYCLSGSMPRRLQPGRNSMAMGMPRPGRPLGAPPSAPPASALAISPRPAPAPPRAPSRPALSPRDLIDEVNEDVPGAAEPTPVPPLPTRTPPPAPAVLAPSPSVAAPAAPAPLPVSTPRPAPAPARAPAPSLVLDEKRFPLLTSLGRNLSRLAQEGKLDPVVGRAKEIEEVIDILGKRRTNNPCLLGEAGVGKTAVVEGVAQRLLELRGTLAEKILLELDMATLVAGTQLRGSFSEKLNALKEEVRRADGRVVVFIDEIHTLVGAGSTGEGPQDAANELKTAMARGEFPCIGATTHDEYRKFISQDPALERRFTPVVVHEPSVPETVEILQGIIGRYEDHHGLRYTPEALEAAASLASRYVTERFMPDKAISVVDLAGSRSRREGKELVEASDVARVVAKIAGIPEERLLMTDSARLLRLEADLGERVIGHEEAISRISRVIRRNYAGFASRRPMGSFLFLGPTGVGKTEMARGLAEVLFGSKESLVRLDMSEMAESHGVSRLIGSPAGYVGYGEGGQLTEPVRRRPSCVVVLDEIEKAHREVQLLLLQVLEEGRLTDGKGRHIDFSNTVVILTTNLGADAFHKTSRALGFGSAAAEASKGQNDMDAASATARQALPPELWNRIDERLPFRPLTEEQVARIATLLLEESSRRLVTEKGIAYVAGAEVVELLMKSGGFDPKLGARPMRQVVQRLVEAPLAERILAGEFMAGDRVQVSVQSGELQFLRESR; translated from the coding sequence ATGGTCGACAGCACCGATCTTGCCCAGGTACTCCACGAAGCCCATGACATCGCCCAGAGCGTGGCACAGAAGCCTACCTCGGCCCACGTACTGTTGGCACTGTTCACGGTGGAGAACCGGGCGCAGCTGCTCCTGAAGGAGAAAGGCGTCGACGAAGACAGCCTCCTGGAGAGCATGACGTCGCAGCCCTCCGAGCAGGACGGGCTCGTGCGGGAGCTGTGCATGCGGGCGAGGGAGATCGCCCAGAGCAGCGGCGCGCGCGAGACGGACTGCATGCACCTGCTGGTGGCCTTCACCCGGGTGCGCTGCGCCGCCAGCGAGCTGATGGCCAAGGCGGGCCTGCACCTCATCAACCTGGGCAACACCGCCCTCTCCTATTGTCTGAGCGGGAGCATGCCCCGGAGGCTCCAGCCGGGCCGTAACTCCATGGCGATGGGCATGCCCCGTCCCGGCCGGCCCCTGGGTGCCCCGCCCTCGGCGCCGCCCGCCTCCGCCCTCGCCATTTCTCCCCGCCCCGCTCCGGCGCCGCCCCGCGCGCCGTCCCGTCCCGCGCTCTCCCCGCGCGATCTCATCGACGAGGTGAACGAGGACGTGCCCGGTGCCGCCGAGCCCACGCCGGTGCCCCCGCTGCCCACGCGCACCCCGCCGCCGGCTCCCGCCGTGCTGGCCCCGTCCCCGTCCGTGGCGGCTCCGGCCGCTCCGGCCCCCCTGCCCGTCTCCACGCCCCGTCCGGCGCCCGCCCCGGCCCGTGCCCCCGCGCCCTCGCTGGTGCTCGACGAGAAGCGCTTCCCCCTGCTCACCTCGCTGGGCCGCAACCTGAGCCGGCTCGCCCAGGAGGGGAAGCTGGATCCGGTGGTGGGCCGCGCCAAGGAGATCGAGGAGGTCATCGACATCCTGGGCAAGCGGCGCACCAACAACCCGTGCCTGCTGGGCGAGGCGGGCGTGGGCAAGACGGCCGTGGTGGAGGGCGTGGCCCAGCGGCTGCTGGAGCTGCGCGGCACCCTGGCCGAGAAGATCCTCCTCGAGCTGGACATGGCCACGCTGGTGGCGGGCACGCAGCTGCGCGGCTCGTTCTCCGAGAAGCTCAACGCCCTCAAGGAAGAGGTGCGGCGCGCCGACGGCCGCGTGGTGGTGTTCATCGATGAGATCCACACGCTGGTGGGCGCGGGCTCCACCGGCGAGGGCCCGCAGGACGCCGCCAACGAGCTGAAGACGGCCATGGCGCGCGGCGAGTTCCCCTGCATCGGCGCCACCACGCACGACGAGTACCGCAAGTTCATCTCGCAGGATCCGGCGTTGGAGCGGCGCTTCACCCCGGTGGTGGTGCACGAGCCGTCGGTGCCGGAGACGGTGGAGATCCTCCAGGGCATCATCGGCCGCTACGAGGATCACCACGGCCTGCGTTACACGCCCGAGGCCCTGGAGGCGGCCGCGTCGCTGGCGTCGCGCTACGTGACGGAGCGCTTCATGCCGGACAAGGCCATCTCCGTGGTGGACCTGGCCGGCTCGCGCAGCCGCCGCGAGGGCAAGGAGCTGGTGGAGGCCTCGGACGTGGCCCGGGTGGTGGCGAAGATCGCCGGCATCCCCGAGGAGCGCCTGCTGATGACGGACTCGGCGCGGCTGCTGAGGCTGGAGGCGGACCTGGGCGAGCGCGTCATCGGCCACGAGGAGGCCATCTCCCGCATCTCCCGCGTCATCCGCCGCAACTACGCGGGCTTCGCCTCGCGCCGGCCCATGGGCTCCTTCCTCTTCCTGGGCCCCACGGGCGTGGGCAAGACGGAGATGGCGCGCGGGTTGGCCGAGGTCCTCTTCGGCAGCAAGGAGTCGCTGGTCCGCCTGGACATGAGCGAGATGGCCGAGAGTCACGGCGTCTCGCGCCTCATCGGCTCGCCCGCGGGCTACGTGGGTTATGGCGAGGGCGGCCAGCTCACCGAGCCCGTGCGCCGCCGGCCCTCGTGCGTGGTGGTGCTGGACGAGATCGAGAAGGCCCACCGCGAGGTGCAGCTGCTCCTGCTCCAGGTGCTGGAGGAGGGCCGCCTGACGGATGGGAAGGGCCGGCACATCGACTTCTCGAACACGGTCGTCATCCTCACGACGAACCTGGGCGCGGACGCCTTCCACAAGACGAGCCGCGCGTTGGGCTTCGGCTCGGCGGCGGCGGAGGCCAGCAAGGGCCAGAACGACATGGACGCCGCGAGCGCCACCGCGCGTCAGGCCCTGCCTCCCGAGCTGTGGAACCGCATCGACGAGCGCCTCCCCTTCCGTCCGCTGACGGAGGAGCAGGTGGCCCGTATCGCCACCCTGCTGCTGGAGGAGAGCAGCCGGCGGCTGGTCACGGAGAAGGGCATCGCCTACGTGGCCGGGGCGGAGGTGGTGGAGCTGCTGATGAAGTCGGGCGGCTTCGACCCGAAGCTGGGCGCCCGGCCCATGCGCCAGGTGGTGCAGCGGCTGGTGGAGGCGCCCCTGGCCGAGCGGATCCTCGCCGGCGAGTTCATGGCGGGCGATCGGGTGCAGGTCTCCGTACAGTCCGGGGAGTTGCAGTTCCTGCGCGAGAGCCGCTGA
- a CDS encoding Rossmann-like and DUF2520 domain-containing protein, which yields MSPPRPSRPRVVVVGAGRLGGALALALAAKRWPVRVLARSEESHRRVLGLGLKPASERDVDQARVCLLCVPDKAVPGVAEALKPRLARGAALVHCAGALSLEALGAPRGKVLGSFHPLVAVSDPRDSLAGNTVALSTRSSWLREVLERMAKDVGLRALRVPEKQRAAYHAGAVLSAGGVVAALSAAVEAFRAAGISEEDALAALLPLTRSALRGVEARGLSAGYTGPIARGDAGVVTAHLKALPPEVADVYRPLSRRGLRLVGHRLSPEARSALEQLLASEGPPPASRP from the coding sequence GTGAGCCCCCCACGTCCCAGCCGTCCGAGGGTGGTGGTGGTGGGCGCGGGCCGGCTGGGCGGTGCACTGGCCCTCGCGCTCGCCGCGAAGCGCTGGCCCGTGCGCGTGCTGGCGCGCTCCGAGGAGAGCCACCGCCGCGTGCTCGGGCTGGGGCTGAAGCCCGCCTCCGAGCGCGACGTGGACCAGGCCCGGGTGTGTCTGTTGTGCGTGCCGGACAAGGCCGTGCCCGGGGTGGCCGAGGCGCTGAAACCCCGGCTGGCGCGAGGGGCGGCCCTGGTGCACTGCGCGGGCGCGCTGTCGCTGGAGGCGCTGGGGGCTCCGCGCGGCAAGGTGCTCGGGTCCTTCCATCCGTTGGTCGCGGTGTCGGATCCGCGCGACTCGCTGGCGGGGAACACGGTGGCGCTCAGTACGCGCTCGAGCTGGCTGCGCGAGGTGCTGGAGCGGATGGCGAAGGACGTGGGCCTGCGCGCCCTGCGTGTGCCGGAGAAGCAGCGCGCCGCCTACCATGCCGGGGCCGTGCTGAGCGCGGGAGGCGTGGTGGCGGCCCTCTCCGCGGCCGTGGAGGCCTTCCGCGCCGCGGGCATCTCCGAGGAGGACGCCCTCGCCGCGCTACTGCCCCTGACACGCTCGGCGCTGCGGGGTGTGGAGGCTCGGGGACTGTCGGCCGGGTACACCGGGCCCATCGCACGGGGGGACGCGGGGGTGGTGACGGCGCACCTGAAGGCACTTCCGCCCGAGGTGGCCGATGTCTACCGTCCGCTGTCCCGGCGTGGGCTGCGGCTCGTGGGGCACCGGCTGTCGCCCGAGGCCCGCTCCGCACTGGAGCAACTGCTCGCCTCTGAAGGTCCCCCTCCCGCTTCCCGGCCGTGA
- a CDS encoding SET domain-containing protein, with product MIRVKTYISHSSIHGIGLFAGEPIPKGSVIWGFDEPLDQRFTPADVAKMTPKMKEFLSRYAYCERGTLVLCGDHARFMNHSPTPTCGNDPTRRFTLALRDIAKDEELTDNYSTMEDSWEPFAGIIEPERME from the coding sequence ATGATTCGCGTGAAGACCTACATCTCCCATTCGAGCATCCACGGCATTGGTCTGTTCGCGGGCGAGCCCATCCCCAAGGGCTCCGTCATCTGGGGCTTCGACGAGCCCCTCGATCAGCGCTTCACGCCCGCCGACGTGGCCAAGATGACGCCGAAGATGAAGGAGTTCCTCTCGCGCTACGCCTACTGCGAGCGCGGCACCCTCGTCCTGTGCGGCGACCACGCGCGCTTCATGAACCACTCGCCCACCCCCACCTGCGGCAACGATCCCACCCGGCGCTTCACGCTCGCGCTGCGCGACATCGCCAAGGACGAGGAGCTCACCGACAACTACTCCACCATGGAGGACAGCTGGGAGCCCTTCGCCGGCATCATCGAGCCCGAGCGCATGGAGTAG